The following are from one region of the Heliangelus exortis chromosome 2, bHelExo1.hap1, whole genome shotgun sequence genome:
- the LOC139793218 gene encoding epidermal retinol dehydrogenase 2-like produces MNFFLETLRFIGLLIYYWLETLVFFIVPKRKKNVSGEIVLITGAGSGIGRLLSLKFARLGATVVLWDINQEGLKETSRLARENGAARVHCYICDCSKRQEVYTVADKVKKEVGDVSILVNNAGIVTGKTLLNAPDSLVEKTMEVNIMAHFWTYKAFLPAMVASNHGHLVSIASAAGLVGVSHLSDYCASKFAAVGFAESIFFELRDLGKTGVKTTIVCPFFINTGMFDGCKSKWPTLLPVLEPEYVAEKVITAIRRDQEILLLPRIVYLLVGLKSILPVKIGVLLAEYFGVLEAMHTFRGRPKKE; encoded by the exons ATGAACTTTTTCCTGGAAACACTGAGATTCATTGGACTTCTTATTTATTACTGGTTGGAGACGCTGGTGTTCTTCATTGTGCCTAAACGGAAGAAGAATGTTAGTGGTGAAATAGTATTAATAACAGGAGCAGGAAGTGGCATTGGAAGACTTTTATCTTTAAAGTTTGCCAGACTTGGAGCCACAGTAGTTCTCTGGGACATCAATCAAGAGGGGCTGAAGGAGACAAGTAGACTGGCCAGAGAAAATGGAGCTGCTAGAGTCCACTGTTACATCTGTGACTGCAGCAAAAGGCAGGAGGTCTACACAGTAGCTGATAAG gtaaaaaaagaagttgGTGATGTTAGCATCTTGGTCAACAATGCTGGTATTGTAACTGGGAAGACTCTTCTCAATGCTCCAGATTCTCTTGTGGAAAAAACCATGGAAGTCAACATAATGGCACACTTCTGG ACCTACAAAGCCTTCCTGCCAGCAATGGTGGCCTCTAACCATGGACACTTGGTTAGTATTGCAAGCGCAGCAGGACTGGTTGGAGTCAGTCATCTTTCTG attACTGTGCAAGTAAATTTGCAGCAGTTGGTTTTGCAGAGTCGATTTTTTTTGAGTTGAGAGATCTGGGAAAGACTGGTGTTAAAACCACAATTGTGTGTCCTTTCTTCATAAACACAGGAATGTTTGATGGCTGTAAAAGCAA GTGGCCAActctgctccctgtcctggAGCCAGAGTATGTGGCCGAGAAGGTAATCACTGCTATTCGACGGGACCAAGAAATATTGCTGCTACCACGCATTGTTTATCTTTTAGTAGGTTTGAAAAG TATCCTACCAGTGAAAATAGGTGTTCTCCTTGCGGAGTATTTTGGAGTCCTTGAAGCCATGCATACGTTCAGGGGTCGGCcaaagaaggaatga